DNA sequence from the Oryza brachyantha chromosome 5, ObraRS2, whole genome shotgun sequence genome:
CAAAATTGCCAACGTCTGAGAGTGGctgctttattttctttaaccGCAGAATGCTTCCACAAGGGCAGTTGTAAACCAAACTCTGCAAATCAGGACATCACAATATTTGGTGCACTGCTTGTGGTAAAGTACAGTTTTAGTGGAACTCAGTATGATCCTTCTAATCTATGAATCCGACCTTACTCTGCTCTTCTACGATCCTGCAGGGTGCCCTGAGCTTAGTGCTGCTGATCATCTACAACTTCTCAGGGCAACTCCTGACCAACCGAGAGAAGAAGCAAGCGAAATCTCGGGAGGCCGCCGCAAGACACGCGAAAGAGACCTTCATTGCTCGCGAGAGGTGGAAGTCGGCTAAAGACGTCGCCAAGAAGCACGCCGCCGGCCTGCAGTCATCGCTGTCCCGCACATTCTCGCGCAAGAAGACGCTCAAGACGCACGATCCTGCGTCCAAgggcgcagcggcggcagcggctgaAACCGATGCCGGTGCCGGTGCATCGAGAGAACCTCCAGGAGAGAAGAAGAGCAATCTCACTGACATGATGCGATCGCTCGAAGAGAATCCAGAGAAGGGAGAAGGGTTCAACGTGGAGAtaggagagaagaagaaaaccaAAGGGAGGCATGCTCACACCCAGAGCCAGATCTTCAAGTACGCGTATGGGCAGATCGAGAAGGAGAAGGCGATGGAGCAGCAGAACAAGAACCTGACCTTCTCAGGCTTGATATCCATGGCCACCGACGAGGATGTCAAGACGAGGCCTAGAATCGAGATTGCTTTCAAAGACCTTACCCTGACCTTGAAGGGGAGCAAGAAGAAACTGTTGCGGTCTGTGACTGGAAAGCTTATGCCTGGTCGGGTAGCTGCTGTGATGGGTCCATCCGGCGCAGGAAAGACCACGTTCTTGAGTGCAATCGCCGGCAAGGCAACTGGGTGCGAGACGACAGGTATGATACTCATAAATGGCAAAATGGAACCCATCCGTGCATACAAGAAAATCATCGGCTTTGTCCCACAAGATGACATTGTCCATGGGAACTTGACTGTTCAGGAGAATCTCTGGTTTAACGCACGATGCAGGtatctgtatatatatctccAGTGCCAACAGATCCTATGATTTCACTAGTGACTTGCTAATTAAGCTGAGCTTAGACTGAATGTCTTGCGCATTTCTTTGTTGTGTTCCAGGCTTTCTGCTGACATGTCGAAAGCTGACAAGGTCCTTGTTGTGGAAAGAGTCATCGAGGCTTTGGGACTGCAAGCAGTTCGTGATTCTTTGGTTGGGACCGTCGAACAGCGCGGCATCTCTGGTGGCCAGCGTAAACGAGTAAATGTTGGGCTAGAAATGGTCATGGAACCCTCGGTGCTGATTCTAGATGAGCCAACATCTGGTTTGGACAGTGCCTCGTCCCTGCTACTGCTTCGTGCACTACGCCGGGAAGCTCTTGAAGGTGTCAACATCTCCATGGTGGTTCATCAGCCCAGGTTGTTTGCAGATTCAAGCTTAATTTTCTCCacaatttatatgaaaacctatatcctcatctttttttctgcttatgcttataaaccaaaatttaaatttttaaacttaaatttagagttgattttaggattgtttttttaccaaagattattttccagtcttggcttttactCCCccgttcctaaatgtttgacgtcttttatacatgtttgactattcatcttattcaaaaaaaattaaatatgtaaagctatatatatgcataaaagtacattttacaataaataaaatgatataaaaataattaataattatgtttttttaaataagacgaatagtcaaacatgtataaaaaatcaatgacgtcaaataactagagacagagagagtagattactaagaatatgtatataaacttttattcatagactatttttcgtttacaaatatgtcgtaaTCATCCCCTAGCTTTACACTAATGCACTTTAATCGACTGATCAACTGGGTTTATCTGCAGCTATACGTTGTATAAGATGTTCGATGATCTGATACTTCTCGCAAAGGGTGGTCTGACGGTTTACCATGGACCTGTGAAGAAAGTGGAAGAATACTTCACAGGACTGGGGATCGTTGTCCCTGACCGCGTGAACCCTCCGGACTACTACATCGACATCCTGGAGGGGATCGTGAAGCCAAACTCAAACGTCGCGGTTAACGCCAAGGACCTCCCCCTGCGATGGATGCTGCACAATGGGTACGAGGTTCCACGGGACATGCTGCAGAGCGGCTCCGATACAGAATCGTCGTtcaggggaggcggcgaccatgcccccggcggcggcgactccggCCAGTCCATCGCCGGCGAAGTGTGGGGCAATGTCAGGGACATTGTCGGGCAGAAGAAGGATGAGTATGACTACAACAAATCCTCTGAAAATCTGTCGAATCGATGCACTCCTGGCATCCTCAGGCAGTACAAGTACTACCTGGGGAGGTAAAATGCTCTTGCTGACACTGTATAGGATTTTTTCTGAAATGAGCTCCCATGGTATTCCGTTCTTGAAGCATGTATTCACATCTTTGTTTTCGTTTTGTTCAGATGTGGCAAGCAGAGGCTCCGTGAAGCTAGAATACAAGGAGTTGACTATCTAATACTGGGGCTTGCTGGTATCTGTCTCGGGACCTTAGCTAAAGTGAGCGATGAGACGTTTGGGGCACTCGGTTACACATACACTGTCATTGCCGTATGTAAGTTTCTCTATCTTGATTATTCGTAGAAAACTTATGCTAACAATTTTAGTACTTTAAGAAAAtggtaattttaccatccttgataGAGTATCTATAGGTAACCAAATTTAtccttaaaattttggtaaacaAAGTAATTTaagttaccaaattttacactagaaagTATAATGATTTCCGGTCCTTTCTTAAGAATAGCaaaagaacaattttaccatcgttgagaaaatatctctaaataccaaaatttacatttaaaattttagcacctcaagataaaaaaactaagttttacactagaaaatataatacctctaaatattttctcaaatataataaaattgttcATAGTAGAATtggttcaaaaataaaaatatgatatctcagTTTACTTTTCGAAGGGTGGTAAAATTTCCCTGTTCGTATAACATGAGAAATATCTACggtttttgcaaatttgataGCTagctaaaagaaagaaaaggcgTGCAAGTTATGAAGAAACTAATTAAGCCAGTGTCGGCTGTGCAGCTTTGTTGTGCAAAATTGGAGCACTGAGATCGTTCTCGCTGGAGAAGATTCACTACTGGAGGGAGAGAGCATCCGGAATGAGCTCGCTAGCATACTTCATGTCCAAAGACACGATAGACCACTTCAACACGATCGTCAAGCCCATGGTCTACCTGTCCATGTTCTACTTCTTCAACAACCCGAGGTCTTCGATCTGGGAGAACTACGTCGTTCTCGTGGCGCTGGTCTACTGCGTGACAGGAATCGGCTACACATTCGCCATCTTCTTCCAGCCAGGATCTGCGCAGCTGGTGAGCTCCTCTGTCCTATCCTATCATATCATTGTACCCGCACTTTCATCTcttcgtttctgtttatatttataagctaacatttaaagttgattttaagttttttttcgtATAGCTTATTTTCTAactctattatttataaattatttttggtttacaATTACTCCTCATGTGGTTTGATGAACGAATGGATGGGTGGATATGGTTGTGGGTGCAGTGGTCAGCGCTGCTCCCGGTGGTGCTGACGCTGATAGCGACGCAGCAGAAGGACACCTTCTTCGCGAACCTGTGCTACACGAAGTGGGCGCTGGAAGGGTTCGTGATCGCGAACGCGCAGCGGTACTCGGGCGTGTGGCTGATCACGCGGTGCGGGTCGCTGATCAAGAACGGGTACGACATCAACGACAGGATCCTGTGcatcgtcgtcctcgccgccaacGGGGTGCTCTTCCGCTGCGTCGCCTTCTTCTGCATGGTCATCTTCCAGAAGCACTGACACTGAGTACTGTACTAATTAACTCCTAGATCAAAATTAAGAATATGCATATGTATAGATGGATCAATTAGGATGCCCATCGATCCAATGTATACTTGTATACGTATCACAGGTGTTTATTTGTTGTGTTGAGTTaacgagaaaaaaagagagagagaatattGGTTCCTTTTGTACTAACTTGTAACTTCCACTCTAGTAATTAAGGCTGTGCTTGTGTCGATCGGCATTTTCTTGACGTACTAACTTACTGTTGTGTCAGCATTTTGTTTGAGGAAAAATACTACCGACACAAGGGTAGTATTACACTGGTGTCGTCTTGACTCTTGAGTGCTGTTTACTGTTGCTTCCTTTGTTTGTTGATGGTAGTGGCAGCGATTACAGTTTACAGGCCGGGAAACAGTTACATCCACCCGTGTGTTTGCATGCtatataaatagttattaaaaatatgaaaaaaatttgataagatagactaatatgagttatatcactccataaacatatgtaagtttaaattcaacttttacaagttgttgcaaaaaaaaacaaaaaataaaactgaatccaagtatacgcatatttatatttgtttttgttatttttgctataacttgtagaagttaaatttaaacttgtatgtttgtggagtgatataactcatatttatctatcttactaaattttttttatacttatttagatgatatacaAACAACAGATGGAGAACATCCACCCGtatactaattaaaaaactgcTTACTTTAGGATGCGTTTGGTTAGTTGCACGCAGCCTCGGCCAGGCTCATGGGAAAGCTCGTGAGCCAAGTTTGATCGATGCGAAAAGGGAGAACGCGCCTGGCTGCGTGGAAACGGACTTGGTTTTCGTTTCTGGCGGGCCTGGCTGGCGCGATTGTGGAAAATGGATGTGTATGTGTTGTGTGGTCTCtaaacccttttttttttattcaagtGCAAGCTAGCTACCAAACATAACATCGTTTTTAGCTAGCCTGGCCATACAAAGGCGTGTAACCAAAAACAACAGCAAAACACATATGAACCAGGATAGGGTTGCCCAGGTGCAGTGATACGGGCCAGGCTCAACCTAATCaagaagagcaattttactatttttgagAAGCTATcactgttatatatatataatttggtatctcttaatatcttaggtactagaaggtatcaaattttacgtagaaaaagTGATACCTCCCTGatcaaggatggaaaaaaattcaatcaagaaaccaaacacacccccCTTACAGGCCCGCTGCTGATGGCCCATGACCACGCTGAGTCGGTGTAAAGGGCATGGCGCACTTGCGCAGTGAACAGTTTCGGAGGAACTATTACTCTCagattgtttggattttttttaaaacaaacgtaatatttacaaatgtaaaataatttataaataaaatttttatatatgtatttttaacgatctaaaagacaagactgaaaaataaattttgataaaaaaactcaaaaaataatttcaaatttaatgttaaaaaattattttttgctaaaaaaagatgatgcaTGCCTTAGTGTTCGGTGCACCTCCCGTTGGTACCGCCTCGCTGCTAACGATCGTAAGTTTTCAATTGTATGTATAGCCATTTTCAACGCCACGGTCTGGCCAATAACGTGATGAAATTATTCGATTTGAGCCGTCCGGGATAATGTTCCTCGGATGCAGAAACCGAGTGGTCTGCGAGTCGCCTGTCTGCCCTGTCATCGTTCCCTCGGGGAAGAACACGAGACACTACCGTTTGTCAGCACGCGGCAGCATTCTGATTTGTCGATGCAGTTAACGTGCCGGCAGCACGATGTAAACGAAGGCGCCGGCAGCTGTCGATAACCCCTTCCAACTTTGCCTAATCACGCCTGTTTCTCTACCAGCTTTTTCTCAGTCTAATCGGCGTACGTAAATCTGGTGACAGCCGCAGTACATGTGGCAGATCATTTCGCTGCGTATAAAGGCAGGCACGCAGCAAGACATGGGAAGACCTGGGAGAAGCGATGGCCGGAAAAATGGACAAGAAGGTGATCATCGTCTCCACGGTGGTCGGCTCCCTGGGGTTGCTGAGCGCCATCCTGGGTTTCTCCGCCGAGGGCACAAAGATCACTGTAAGCGCATTGGCGATATATCTCTTCCTGATATGCAATCTCTGCAATGAGCTTGCACAAGTACAAGGATTCCTATTTAttacaacagaaaaaaaaaatgcaacgaATTATAAGTTGTTGCACTATCTGTGAGCAGTGTATGAATTTGCAGTAGATCAGAATCAGCGAGCATGCATGACGGACGGGGTGAATGGTGTTCTTGCAGATTTCTGATATACGGGTGGTCGGCGACGAGTGCCTGTACCCGCAGAACGCTGCGAACGCGCTGGCGATCAGCGGGGCTGTCTTCCTGCTGATGGCGCAGATCGCCGTGTCGGCCATCGGTggctgctgcggctgctgcaAGTCCCGCTCCATCCCGTCGGAGACCAAGCGGATCATCGGCGTCGTCTGCGCCGTCGTGTCATGGTTAGTcgtcgactcgtcgtcgctgccgatCTCGATCATACCGTACGCCAGTTCATGCAGCTCAAGCTGATCGCGGTCGCGCGTGGAAGCGGCTGTATTTCAGGATAGCGGCGGGCTTCGCGTGGGTGCTGTTCGTGGTGGGCGCGACGGGGAACGGCGACGGGTCGCGGGCCACCTGGCCGGACTGCTACGTCCTCAAGGACGGCATCTTTGCTGGCGCGGCGGTGCTGGCCCTCGTTGCCACGGCGTTTGGGATCGCGTCCTACGTCATGCTTCGCAGGCAGGCCGGCGAGGCGCCGGGGGGCAAGCCGGCGGAGCAGCCACCATTGGCCGGGATCGCGATGGGCAACCCCCatttcccgccgccgcctccttcacATGGACCGACCGCGTGGTAGAAGACGAAACATGCTCGtgaaaatgaattttaaaCCTCGAGCCAGACATGTGCACTAATTTTAGCAAACATTTCAAATAATTGTGCTTAGTTTTAGTATCATCatttaaagataaattttacaactactagtgtaaaatttaggtACCTACGAAGGCTAAGATTTTACACTAGTACCTCAAAATAACTTAaggatgacaaaaaaaaatcctccatTTACATCTCTGGGTGTCATTGTTTTACTAatattaagcataagcaaGACTCAttacctattaaaaaataatttataggtaaatttttatacacttGCTCTCAGCAATctaaaagaatgaaaaatttaacaacgtttaaaaaaacaccacaaaatcaactctaagtttaattttaaaatttttatttttacttataagtataaacataagtgaaaagtgtaggatcgaacaagatcaaacaaacctaccagaggggggtgaatggtagggaaaaacaaaaccaaaaaatcttTCGTGGAATAAatgattacctctgtcgaagaaattgacgaaggCTTGCTACCTTAATCGTGTCGCTCCTGTGCTACCGCTACCTTaatcgcgccgctcatgtgccgccgatcagatcATTGGATCGCGCCACTACTATGACGTCGATCAAATCGTCGCAAttaaaaaatcaccagtagaaaaaagccgaaaacgtagatcgaatgatcttgactttattgcatcaactggtattttacaaagtgcaccaacagcacttctatcaaaatcgtcgatctagaatcaacaactaattctcacaaaaagcacaccgAAGACATACCCCTCAgtacctatttatataaaaaaaaatctatctttAGTTAAAAATAGGACTCATTATACTCAATCTCTCTAATTTCTAAAGTAATTCAATTTACCAAAATTGAATCTCCTTCTTTCTATCTCCAAAGCTCGGACGAACGTAGCTGTTGCCAAATCAAAAAACAGCATGTCACGAATTTGCACGTACGGCTGAACGCTCCAACACGGACGCAGAGTCCGACTCGTATAGCGTGCACTGtagcacattttttttcttattcctTCATCCGTTTATCTCTAAATTTCTTCCTAATTTCTCCAGATGCTTTCACACACAGTATGTGAATTCCGTTACACATACATCCCCATACGATGTTTCTTCACCGTATGTCACCTTGTATTTAATATCGTCACCCGACATTCTCGATCATCTGGACCTCAGCTTTTCTCTATGCCTAGTCATAATCCCGCCGTCGTTGACCGATACTGACCTCCAAGT
Encoded proteins:
- the LOC102704063 gene encoding ABC transporter G family member 28-like, encoding MVARTLVLLLLLLLMFLAPAAAIDVRRRRSLADEGNGDVASLAAGSPLVTGVMNQRLKSLTDAFAQQVGKELHYCIKDTDDEWNTAFNFSSDPAFLSNCMQATDGDLPQRVCTAAEMKFYFESFLDSNGRKNYVRPNKNCNLTSWMDGCEAGWACSAGSDQKVDMQDAVNFPSRTLNCQGCCAGFFCPHGLTCMIPCPLGAYCPESTLNKTTGVCDPYNYQPPPGKPNHTCGGADRWADVVSTDDVFCPAGFYCPSTTKKLSCSSGFYCRKGSTSQTKCFHKGSCKPNSANQDITIFGALLVGALSLVLLIIYNFSGQLLTNREKKQAKSREAAARHAKETFIARERWKSAKDVAKKHAAGLQSSLSRTFSRKKTLKTHDPASKGAAAAAAETDAGAGASREPPGEKKSNLTDMMRSLEENPEKGEGFNVEIGEKKKTKGRHAHTQSQIFKYAYGQIEKEKAMEQQNKNLTFSGLISMATDEDVKTRPRIEIAFKDLTLTLKGSKKKLLRSVTGKLMPGRVAAVMGPSGAGKTTFLSAIAGKATGCETTGMILINGKMEPIRAYKKIIGFVPQDDIVHGNLTVQENLWFNARCRLSADMSKADKVLVVERVIEALGLQAVRDSLVGTVEQRGISGGQRKRVNVGLEMVMEPSVLILDEPTSGLDSASSLLLLRALRREALEGVNISMVVHQPSYTLYKMFDDLILLAKGGLTVYHGPVKKVEEYFTGLGIVVPDRVNPPDYYIDILEGIVKPNSNVAVNAKDLPLRWMLHNGYEVPRDMLQSGSDTESSFRGGGDHAPGGGDSGQSIAGEVWGNVRDIVGQKKDEYDYNKSSENLSNRCTPGILRQYKYYLGRCGKQRLREARIQGVDYLILGLAGICLGTLAKVSDETFGALGYTYTVIAVSLLCKIGALRSFSLEKIHYWRERASGMSSLAYFMSKDTIDHFNTIVKPMVYLSMFYFFNNPRSSIWENYVVLVALVYCVTGIGYTFAIFFQPGSAQLWSALLPVVLTLIATQQKDTFFANLCYTKWALEGFVIANAQRYSGVWLITRCGSLIKNGYDINDRILCIVVLAANGVLFRCVAFFCMVIFQKH
- the LOC102704340 gene encoding protein MODIFYING WALL LIGNIN-1-like; the encoded protein is MAGKMDKKVIIVSTVVGSLGLLSAILGFSAEGTKITISDIRVVGDECLYPQNAANALAISGAVFLLMAQIAVSAIGGCCGCCKSRSIPSETKRIIGVVCAVVSWIAAGFAWVLFVVGATGNGDGSRATWPDCYVLKDGIFAGAAVLALVATAFGIASYVMLRRQAGEAPGGKPAEQPPLAGIAMGNPHFPPPPPSHGPTAW